A single region of the Leisingera thetidis genome encodes:
- the zwf gene encoding glucose-6-phosphate dehydrogenase has protein sequence MVSRVIPVDPFDLVLFGATGDLARRKILPGLFHRFAVGQMPEGARIIGSARTAMNRAEFTEAVHACLLEFAPQAVQQAGMLEKFLAGLDYVRVDADGGEGWDALAQALRPEVVQAFYLSVSPALFGTIAANLRDRDIASADSRIVVEKPFGHDLASARKLNADLRRNFDEHQIYRIDHYLGKETVQNLMALRFANALWEPLWNSTHVDHVQITVAESLGVEGRGEYYDRSGAMRDMVQNHLMQLLCLTAMEPPSRFTSDAVRDEKVKVIEALEPVAPSDIVRGQYRAQGSAGSYCDHAGNLHSSTESFIAMKVNIGNWRWAGTPFYLRTGKKLRARCSEIAVVFRDPPHMIFPDMAGRRSNAMIIRLQPDEGITLRNTIKEPGPGGFRLAEVSLDMTFAEALGERAEPQDAYERLIMDVIRGDQTLFMRGDEVEAAWAWADPIIARWEDTGPAPSPYDPGGSGPEDALMLLHREGRRWREIGG, from the coding sequence ATGGTGTCCCGCGTCATTCCCGTCGACCCCTTCGATCTGGTCCTGTTCGGCGCTACCGGCGATCTTGCCCGCCGCAAGATCCTGCCCGGATTGTTTCACCGGTTTGCGGTCGGGCAGATGCCGGAAGGCGCGCGGATCATCGGCAGCGCCCGCACCGCAATGAACCGCGCGGAATTCACCGAAGCGGTGCATGCCTGCCTGCTGGAATTCGCGCCGCAAGCCGTGCAGCAGGCCGGGATGCTGGAAAAATTCCTGGCCGGCCTGGATTACGTGCGTGTCGATGCCGACGGCGGCGAGGGCTGGGATGCCCTGGCGCAGGCGCTGCGGCCGGAGGTCGTACAGGCGTTCTACCTGTCCGTCTCGCCCGCGCTGTTCGGCACCATCGCCGCCAATCTGAGAGACAGGGACATCGCCTCGGCCGACAGCCGGATCGTGGTGGAGAAACCCTTTGGCCATGATCTGGCATCGGCCCGGAAACTGAACGCAGACCTGCGCCGGAACTTCGACGAGCATCAGATCTACCGGATCGACCACTATCTGGGCAAGGAAACCGTGCAGAACCTGATGGCGCTGCGCTTTGCCAACGCCCTGTGGGAGCCTTTGTGGAACTCCACCCATGTGGACCACGTTCAGATCACCGTGGCCGAAAGCCTTGGCGTTGAGGGGCGTGGCGAGTATTACGACCGCTCCGGTGCGATGCGGGACATGGTGCAGAACCACCTGATGCAGCTATTGTGTCTGACCGCGATGGAGCCGCCGTCCCGCTTTACCTCCGACGCGGTGCGCGACGAGAAGGTCAAGGTGATCGAGGCACTGGAACCGGTGGCACCATCGGACATCGTGCGCGGCCAGTACCGCGCCCAAGGCAGCGCAGGCAGCTACTGCGACCATGCCGGCAACCTGCACAGCAGCACCGAAAGCTTCATCGCCATGAAGGTGAATATCGGCAACTGGCGGTGGGCGGGCACGCCATTCTACCTGCGCACGGGTAAGAAGCTGCGGGCGCGCTGTTCCGAAATTGCGGTGGTGTTCCGCGACCCGCCGCACATGATTTTTCCGGACATGGCCGGGCGGCGCAGCAACGCAATGATCATCCGCCTGCAGCCGGATGAAGGCATCACCCTGCGCAACACGATCAAGGAACCGGGGCCGGGGGGCTTCCGCCTGGCCGAGGTGTCGCTGGACATGACCTTTGCCGAAGCGCTGGGGGAGAGGGCCGAGCCGCAGGATGCCTATGAGCGTCTGATCATGGACGTGATCCGCGGAGACCAAACTCTGTTCATGCGCGGCGACGAGGTTGAGGCCGCCTGGGCCTGGGCGGATCCGATCATTGCCCGCTGGGAAGACACCGGGCCGGCCCCGTCGCCTTATGATCCCGGCGGTTCCGGACCGGAGGATGCCCTGATGCTGCTGCACCGCGAAGGACGGCGGTGGCGCGAGATCGGGGGCTGA
- a CDS encoding carbohydrate kinase family protein has translation MILCCGEALIDMIPAPTVDGAEGFVPHPGGAVFNTAIALGRLGVRVGMLTGLSADMFGRQLAEALKASHVDTSLVIQSGRPTTLAFVRLADGHATYCFFDENSAGRMLAPGDMPKLPQEVSALFFGGISLASEPCAGAYAALLEREAEGRAVMIDPNIRPRFIQDIERYRARLDRMVSQADIVKVSDEDLNWLQPEPLSLSEKVSFLLERGPSVLILTRGGEGATGYLANGGEVRVPAVRAKISDTVGAGDTFNAGVLAKLSELGRLTKPELAALPPDVLQQAMEHGAKVAAVTVSRAGANPPWAGEL, from the coding sequence ATGATCCTGTGCTGCGGAGAAGCCCTGATCGACATGATCCCCGCGCCAACTGTGGACGGGGCGGAAGGATTCGTGCCCCATCCCGGCGGGGCGGTGTTCAACACGGCCATTGCGCTGGGACGGCTCGGGGTGCGGGTCGGCATGCTGACCGGCCTGTCCGCCGACATGTTCGGGCGACAGCTGGCCGAGGCGCTGAAGGCCAGTCACGTTGACACCTCGCTGGTGATCCAGTCCGGCCGCCCCACCACGCTGGCCTTCGTGCGCCTGGCGGATGGCCATGCCACCTATTGCTTCTTCGACGAGAACTCAGCCGGGCGCATGCTTGCGCCTGGCGACATGCCCAAGCTCCCTCAGGAGGTCTCGGCGCTGTTTTTCGGCGGGATCAGCCTGGCCTCTGAGCCTTGCGCCGGTGCCTATGCCGCGCTGCTGGAGCGCGAGGCCGAGGGGCGTGCAGTGATGATCGATCCGAACATCCGGCCGCGGTTCATTCAGGACATCGAACGCTACCGCGCCCGGCTGGACAGGATGGTGTCGCAAGCGGATATCGTGAAGGTCTCCGACGAAGATCTGAACTGGCTGCAGCCGGAACCGCTGTCGCTGAGCGAGAAAGTGTCCTTCCTTCTGGAACGTGGGCCATCCGTACTGATCCTGACACGCGGCGGCGAAGGTGCAACCGGCTATCTTGCGAACGGCGGTGAAGTGCGCGTGCCTGCGGTCAGGGCCAAAATCTCCGACACCGTCGGGGCTGGCGACACATTCAACGCAGGCGTTCTTGCCAAACTGTCTGAGCTTGGGCGGCTGACGAAACCCGAGCTGGCCGCCCTGCCGCCTGACGTTCTGCAACAGGCAATGGAGCATGGTGCAAAAGTGGCGGCGGTTACGGTGTCCCGCGCCGGTGCCAACCCGCCTTGGGCCGGGGAGCTGTAA
- a CDS encoding mannitol dehydrogenase family protein: MDELMERETAQRAPVKLSQEALKDLPEGVAGPGYDRAALKPGIIHIGLGNFHRAHQAWYLHRLMQQGLARDWAIIGAGVRPYDAAMREKLLAQDCLTTLIELAPGSVSAEITGAMIDYLPIEDGNGALIRAMSDPAIRIVSLTVTEGGYFVDPGTGGLDARHPDIRHDVENPTRPCTVFGAIAAALKTRRDAGAGPFTVQSCDNLRGNGNATRQAVVSLARLTDPKLADWIDQTCSFPNSMVDCIVPATGPNEIALARKLGIEDAAPVTHENYRQWVIEDDFCAGRPDWDKAGAVFTPAVHDYEVMKIRILNAGHQVLANAGEMFSLETIADCMEHPLIAALFRKVQQEEIAPYVAAVPGMNPQDYAELIERRFSNPAIRDTVRRVAFDGSSRHPGFVHPILRDALAAGGPIAGLSLVEALWARMCAGTREDSTGIEANDPNWEALAEAAMAARLRPQAWLEQHDIYGDLAGNQWFAVEFSRWLSLIWSEGCEAALCTYTGQEQAKGGLET, translated from the coding sequence ATGGATGAGCTGATGGAACGGGAAACAGCACAACGCGCCCCGGTGAAACTGAGCCAGGAGGCGCTGAAGGACCTGCCCGAAGGTGTTGCAGGCCCCGGATACGACCGCGCCGCGCTGAAGCCGGGGATCATCCACATTGGCCTTGGCAATTTCCACCGCGCCCATCAGGCCTGGTACCTGCACCGGCTGATGCAGCAGGGATTGGCACGGGACTGGGCCATCATCGGCGCGGGGGTGCGCCCCTATGATGCCGCGATGCGGGAAAAGCTGCTGGCGCAGGACTGCCTGACCACCCTGATTGAACTGGCGCCCGGCAGCGTCTCGGCCGAGATCACCGGCGCGATGATCGATTACCTGCCGATAGAAGACGGAAACGGCGCGCTGATCCGCGCCATGTCGGATCCGGCGATCCGCATTGTGTCGCTGACCGTGACCGAGGGCGGCTATTTCGTGGACCCGGGCACCGGCGGGTTGGATGCGCGGCACCCCGACATTCGTCATGACGTGGAGAATCCAACCCGTCCCTGCACTGTTTTCGGAGCCATTGCAGCTGCGCTGAAAACCAGGCGCGATGCCGGAGCCGGCCCATTTACCGTTCAAAGCTGCGACAACCTGCGCGGCAATGGCAACGCCACCCGGCAGGCGGTGGTCTCGCTGGCACGGCTCACCGACCCGAAGCTGGCGGATTGGATCGATCAGACCTGCAGTTTCCCGAATTCGATGGTCGACTGCATTGTGCCCGCGACCGGCCCCAATGAGATCGCCCTTGCCCGCAAGCTGGGCATTGAGGATGCCGCCCCCGTCACCCATGAAAACTACCGCCAGTGGGTGATCGAGGATGACTTCTGTGCGGGCCGGCCCGACTGGGATAAGGCAGGGGCGGTGTTCACACCCGCCGTGCATGACTACGAGGTGATGAAAATCCGCATTTTGAATGCGGGCCACCAGGTTTTGGCCAATGCCGGAGAGATGTTTTCGTTGGAGACCATCGCCGACTGCATGGAGCATCCGCTGATTGCCGCGCTGTTCCGCAAGGTCCAGCAAGAGGAGATTGCCCCTTACGTTGCAGCAGTTCCGGGAATGAACCCGCAAGACTATGCCGAACTGATCGAGCGGCGGTTTTCCAACCCCGCCATCCGCGACACGGTCCGGCGGGTCGCCTTTGACGGCTCCTCCCGGCACCCGGGATTTGTCCATCCCATCCTGCGTGACGCGCTGGCAGCAGGCGGACCGATCGCAGGACTGAGCCTGGTCGAGGCGCTTTGGGCGCGCATGTGTGCAGGGACCCGGGAGGACAGCACCGGGATTGAGGCCAACGACCCCAACTGGGAAGCGCTGGCTGAGGCTGCAATGGCCGCAAGGCTGCGCCCGCAAGCCTGGCTCGAACAGCATGATATCTACGGTGATCTGGCCGGCAACCAATGGTTCGCTGTGGAGTTTTCGCGCTGGCTCAGCCTGATCTGGTCGGAAGGATGCGAAGCTGCATTGTGCACCTATACCGGGCAAGAGCAGGCCAAGGGGGGCTTGGAAACATGA
- a CDS encoding L-iditol 2-dehydrogenase yields MKRLAGKTALITGGARGIGRAFAGAYVREGARVAIADIDFEGAQTAAEELGGAAIAVRLDITDQTSIGQAVAETAAELGRIDILINNAAVFTAAPVTEITRNDYDRAFPVNVAGTLFTLQAVAKHMIDRGEGGKIINMASQAGRRGEPLVAVYCATKAAVISLTQSAGLNLIRHGINVNAISPGVVEGEHWDGVDALFAKHERKAPGQKKQEVAQAVSYGRMGRAEDLTGMAVFLASDEAGYVVAQTYNVDGGQWMS; encoded by the coding sequence ATGAAGCGGCTGGCAGGTAAAACGGCGCTGATAACCGGCGGCGCCCGGGGCATCGGGCGTGCCTTCGCCGGGGCCTACGTGCGCGAAGGCGCCCGTGTGGCCATCGCCGACATTGATTTCGAAGGCGCGCAGACAGCAGCGGAAGAACTGGGCGGCGCTGCCATCGCCGTCCGGCTGGATATCACCGATCAGACCAGCATTGGTCAGGCCGTGGCCGAAACGGCCGCTGAGCTGGGCCGGATCGACATCCTGATCAACAACGCGGCCGTCTTTACCGCAGCACCGGTGACGGAGATTACCCGCAACGACTATGACCGCGCCTTTCCCGTCAATGTCGCCGGCACGCTGTTTACTCTGCAGGCGGTGGCAAAGCACATGATAGACCGCGGTGAAGGCGGCAAAATCATCAACATGGCCAGCCAGGCAGGCCGGCGGGGGGAACCGCTGGTGGCGGTCTATTGCGCCACCAAGGCCGCTGTCATCAGCCTGACCCAATCGGCGGGCCTGAACCTGATCCGGCACGGCATCAACGTGAACGCCATCTCCCCCGGTGTGGTCGAAGGTGAGCATTGGGACGGCGTTGATGCGCTCTTTGCAAAGCATGAGCGCAAGGCGCCCGGCCAGAAGAAACAAGAGGTCGCACAGGCGGTTTCTTACGGGCGCATGGGACGGGCGGAGGACCTGACCGGCATGGCAGTTTTTCTGGCCTCGGACGAGGCCGGCTATGTCGTCGCCCAAACCTACAACGTGGATGGCGGACAATGGATGAGCTGA
- a CDS encoding ABC transporter ATP-binding protein, producing MGRITLDKVSKSFGDVQVIPPLDLTIDDGEFTVFVGPSGCGKSTLLRLIAGLEDVTSGQIRIDKQDATHVPPAKRGLAMVFQSYALYPHMSVRKNIAFPMRMAKVPVEEQNRRIEAAANALNLTDYLDRRPGQLSGGQRQRVAIGRAIVREPSAFLFDEPLSNLDAALRVGMRLEISELHERLETTMIYVTHDQVEAMTMADKIVVLHAGVIEQVGSPLELYHTPRNKFVAGFIGSPKMNFIEGAEAAKHGAHTIGVRPEHIEVSGEAGAWSGVVSVSEHLGSDTFFHVHGTGLAETITVRAGGEVGFRHGDRIFMTPRADVIHKFDAEGLRIA from the coding sequence ATGGGACGCATCACTCTGGACAAGGTCTCCAAAAGCTTTGGCGACGTGCAAGTCATCCCGCCCCTGGATCTGACCATCGATGACGGCGAATTCACGGTTTTCGTTGGCCCCTCGGGCTGCGGCAAGTCCACCCTTTTGCGGCTGATCGCCGGGCTGGAAGACGTGACCTCCGGCCAGATCCGCATTGACAAGCAAGACGCCACCCATGTGCCACCCGCCAAGCGCGGCCTGGCGATGGTGTTTCAGTCCTACGCGCTCTATCCGCATATGTCGGTGCGCAAGAACATCGCCTTTCCGATGCGGATGGCCAAGGTCCCGGTTGAGGAGCAGAACCGCCGCATCGAAGCCGCGGCCAATGCCCTGAACCTCACCGATTACCTGGACCGCCGTCCTGGCCAGCTGTCCGGCGGCCAGCGCCAGCGGGTGGCGATCGGCCGTGCCATCGTGCGGGAGCCTTCGGCCTTTTTGTTTGATGAGCCGCTGTCGAACCTGGACGCCGCCCTGCGCGTGGGCATGCGGCTGGAGATCTCCGAACTGCACGAGCGGCTTGAAACCACAATGATCTATGTGACCCACGACCAGGTCGAAGCCATGACCATGGCCGACAAGATCGTGGTGCTGCATGCCGGTGTGATCGAACAGGTCGGCTCGCCGCTGGAGTTGTACCACACTCCGCGCAACAAGTTCGTGGCTGGCTTTATCGGCTCGCCCAAGATGAACTTCATCGAGGGCGCGGAGGCCGCCAAACACGGTGCCCATACCATCGGCGTCCGTCCCGAGCATATCGAGGTCTCGGGCGAGGCGGGTGCGTGGTCGGGTGTGGTCAGTGTTTCGGAACATCTGGGATCTGACACGTTCTTCCATGTTCACGGCACCGGTCTGGCCGAGACCATCACCGTGCGGGCCGGCGGGGAGGTCGGGTTCCGCCACGGAGACCGTATCTTCATGACGCCGCGCGCCGATGTGATCCATAAGTTTGACGCAGAGGGGCTGCGGATCGCATGA
- a CDS encoding carbohydrate ABC transporter permease, whose product MARAITSQRKALNTALAWGVGLLIFFPILWTILTSFKTEAQAIADPPVFLFFDWTLENYSVVQERSNYGRFLWNSIIIAGGSTILGILIAVPAAWSMAFVPSKRTKDILLWMLSTKMLPAVGVLYPIYLIFIKLGLLDTKIGLVIVLMLINLPIIVWMLYTYFKEIPGEILEAARMDGASLREEVLYILTPMAIPGIASTLLLNVILAWNEAFWTLNLTAAKAAPLTAFIASYSSPEGLFYAKLSAASTMAIAPILILGWFSQKQLVSGLTFGAVK is encoded by the coding sequence ATGGCACGTGCAATCACATCGCAACGCAAAGCCCTGAATACTGCCCTGGCATGGGGTGTGGGCCTCTTGATCTTCTTCCCGATCCTCTGGACGATCCTGACCAGCTTCAAGACCGAAGCCCAGGCCATCGCCGATCCGCCGGTCTTCCTGTTCTTCGACTGGACGCTGGAGAACTATTCGGTGGTGCAGGAGCGTTCCAACTACGGCCGCTTCCTGTGGAACTCCATCATCATCGCCGGCGGCTCCACCATCCTCGGCATCCTCATCGCAGTGCCCGCCGCCTGGTCGATGGCCTTTGTGCCTTCCAAACGAACCAAGGACATCCTCCTGTGGATGCTGTCCACCAAGATGCTGCCTGCCGTCGGCGTGCTGTACCCGATCTACCTGATCTTCATCAAACTGGGTCTGCTGGACACCAAGATCGGCCTGGTGATCGTGCTGATGCTCATCAACCTGCCGATCATCGTCTGGATGCTCTACACCTACTTCAAGGAGATCCCCGGCGAGATCCTGGAAGCGGCCCGGATGGATGGCGCCAGCTTGCGGGAAGAGGTTCTGTATATCCTCACGCCGATGGCCATTCCCGGCATCGCCTCCACCCTGCTGCTGAACGTGATCCTGGCTTGGAACGAAGCCTTCTGGACGCTCAACCTGACTGCGGCCAAGGCGGCCCCGCTGACGGCCTTCATCGCCAGCTACTCCAGCCCCGAGGGCCTGTTCTACGCCAAACTGAGCGCGGCTTCCACCATGGCCATTGCCCCGATCCTGATCCTCGGCTGGTTCAGCCAGAAACAACTTGTCAGCGGCCTGACCTTCGGCGCTGTGAAATAA
- a CDS encoding carbohydrate ABC transporter permease, whose product MMAPAVILLLGWMLVPLTMTLYFSFKKFLPLRGGDLGWVGFDNYVRFVSSSAFWPSVQATLVIVGGVLAITVVLGVLLAILLNQPMWGRGIVRILVIAPFFVMPTVSALVWKNMFMDPVNGLLAHVWRAFGAEPLVWLTEASTQSIILIVSWQWLPFATLILLTAIQSLDSEQLEAAEMDGAPPVKRFAYITLPHLSRAITVVVLIQTIFLLSIFAEIFVTTQGAFGTKTLTYLIFQRVLESQNIGLGSAGGVYAIILANIVAVFLMRIVGKNLDA is encoded by the coding sequence ATGATGGCGCCGGCCGTGATCCTGCTTCTGGGCTGGATGCTGGTGCCGCTGACGATGACGCTCTACTTCTCGTTCAAGAAATTCCTGCCGCTGCGCGGCGGCGACCTGGGCTGGGTCGGTTTCGACAACTATGTCCGGTTTGTCTCCTCCAGCGCCTTCTGGCCCAGCGTTCAGGCGACGCTGGTGATCGTCGGCGGCGTTCTGGCCATCACCGTGGTCCTGGGCGTGCTGCTGGCGATCCTGCTCAATCAGCCGATGTGGGGCCGCGGCATCGTCCGCATTCTGGTGATCGCGCCCTTTTTCGTGATGCCCACCGTGTCGGCGCTGGTCTGGAAGAACATGTTCATGGATCCGGTCAACGGCCTGCTCGCCCATGTCTGGCGCGCCTTCGGCGCCGAGCCTTTGGTCTGGCTGACCGAGGCTTCGACTCAGTCGATCATCCTGATTGTCAGCTGGCAGTGGCTGCCGTTCGCGACGCTGATCCTGCTGACCGCCATCCAGTCGCTGGACAGCGAACAGCTTGAAGCGGCGGAAATGGACGGCGCGCCGCCGGTGAAGCGCTTTGCCTATATCACCCTGCCGCATCTGTCGCGCGCCATCACGGTGGTGGTTCTGATCCAGACTATTTTTCTGCTGTCGATCTTTGCCGAGATCTTCGTCACCACCCAGGGCGCCTTTGGCACCAAGACCCTGACCTATCTGATCTTCCAGCGGGTGCTGGAGAGCCAGAACATCGGGCTGGGATCCGCTGGCGGTGTCTACGCCATCATCCTCGCCAACATCGTTGCCGTCTTCCTGATGCGCATCGTCGGCAAGAACCTGGACGCCTAA
- a CDS encoding ABC transporter substrate-binding protein, whose product MFANYALGAATAMSLIAAGSASAETITIATVNNGDMIRMQGMTGDFTAKTGHEVEWVTLEENVLRQRVTTDITTKGGQFDIMTIGMYETPIWGRNGWLLPLDDLPAEYDAGDILPAMRGGLSVDGTLYAAPFYGESSMIMYRADLMEQAGLEMPEAPTWDFVAEAARAMTDKDNGIYGICLRGKAGWGENMAFLTATANAFGARWFDENWQAQFDQPEWKETLEFYVNLMNDAGPPGASNNGFNENLSLFQQGKCGMWIDATVAASFVTDPEDSTVADKVGFALAPDTGKGKRGNWLWAWALGIPAGTQKADAAKEFIQWATSKEYIELVAEKDGWANVPPGARSSLYENPNYKDIPFARMTLESIQSADPTNPTVDPVPYVGVQFAAIPEFAGIAGQVGQEFAAALAGQQSVDEALEKAQALTTDEMEAAGY is encoded by the coding sequence ATGTTTGCTAACTACGCATTGGGTGCGGCAACTGCCATGTCGCTGATCGCAGCAGGCAGCGCTTCTGCCGAGACCATCACCATCGCAACGGTGAATAACGGCGACATGATCCGCATGCAGGGCATGACCGGGGACTTCACCGCCAAGACCGGCCATGAAGTGGAATGGGTGACGCTGGAGGAAAACGTGCTGCGCCAGCGTGTGACCACCGACATCACCACCAAAGGCGGCCAGTTCGACATCATGACCATCGGCATGTATGAAACCCCGATTTGGGGCAGGAACGGCTGGCTGCTGCCGCTGGATGACCTGCCGGCCGAATATGATGCCGGGGACATCCTCCCTGCGATGCGCGGCGGTCTCAGCGTCGACGGCACGCTTTATGCGGCACCCTTCTACGGCGAAAGCTCGATGATCATGTACCGCGCCGACCTGATGGAGCAGGCGGGGCTTGAGATGCCCGAGGCGCCGACATGGGATTTTGTCGCCGAGGCTGCCCGCGCCATGACCGATAAGGACAACGGCATTTATGGCATCTGCCTGCGCGGCAAGGCCGGCTGGGGCGAGAACATGGCCTTTCTCACCGCCACCGCGAACGCCTTTGGCGCACGCTGGTTCGATGAGAACTGGCAAGCCCAGTTCGACCAGCCGGAGTGGAAGGAAACGCTGGAGTTCTACGTCAACCTGATGAACGACGCCGGCCCTCCGGGCGCGTCGAACAACGGTTTCAACGAGAACCTGTCGCTGTTCCAGCAGGGCAAATGCGGCATGTGGATCGACGCCACCGTGGCGGCGTCCTTTGTGACCGACCCCGAGGATTCCACCGTGGCCGACAAGGTCGGCTTTGCGCTGGCGCCGGACACCGGCAAGGGCAAGCGCGGCAACTGGCTGTGGGCCTGGGCGCTGGGAATACCGGCCGGCACCCAGAAGGCCGATGCCGCCAAGGAGTTCATCCAGTGGGCCACCTCGAAGGAATACATCGAGCTGGTTGCTGAGAAGGACGGCTGGGCAAACGTGCCGCCGGGCGCGCGCAGCTCGCTCTATGAGAACCCCAACTACAAGGATATACCCTTTGCCCGGATGACGCTGGAGAGCATCCAGTCGGCCGATCCGACCAATCCGACGGTGGATCCGGTGCCCTATGTCGGCGTGCAGTTTGCCGCGATCCCCGAATTTGCCGGCATCGCAGGCCAGGTCGGGCAGGAATTCGCCGCGGCACTGGCCGGCCAGCAGAGCGTCGACGAAGCCCTGGAAAAGGCCCAGGCGCTGACAACTGATGAAATGGAAGCCGCGGGCTACTGA
- a CDS encoding LacI family DNA-binding transcriptional regulator: protein MDGKKIRNMEEFAAVSGISRPTLSKFFNDPSSVRASTRKRIEAALDRYDYRPNLYAINQNRRLTKNIGIVVPYLADPFFAEIARNVEEHILGTGYRPVLLGSHGSPEQEIENLENLRLLKPAGVLLAPLGRASDQARIAAFCEEVPTVLFDASAGSAGEAFVGSNNDQSIGLIVDYLCRTGEPPAFFEMRDPTNPNAYKRRNAYLSAMERLNHKPHLIQAAGEGWEFEEIGFREGTRVVRDRNLPTNTILCSNDRLAIGFLSAAYEAGIRVGLGADCTMRVAGHDDHPFSRYTCPTLTTVSQDYGAIARKSAETLMELIEAENPPDSRQESLFDGRLVMRGSA, encoded by the coding sequence ATGGATGGCAAAAAGATAAGGAACATGGAGGAATTCGCCGCGGTTAGCGGCATTTCACGTCCGACGCTGTCGAAATTCTTCAACGATCCATCCAGCGTGAGGGCTTCGACCAGAAAGCGCATCGAGGCCGCGCTTGACCGCTACGACTACCGGCCCAATCTCTATGCGATCAATCAGAACCGCAGGCTGACAAAAAATATCGGCATCGTTGTGCCCTATCTTGCCGATCCCTTCTTTGCTGAAATTGCGCGCAACGTCGAGGAGCACATTCTGGGCACAGGGTACCGCCCGGTCCTGCTGGGGTCCCATGGCAGCCCCGAACAGGAGATCGAAAACCTGGAAAACCTGCGGCTGCTCAAACCGGCCGGTGTTCTGCTGGCGCCGTTGGGGCGGGCGTCTGACCAGGCGCGCATTGCTGCCTTCTGCGAAGAGGTGCCGACGGTGCTGTTCGACGCCAGCGCCGGTTCTGCAGGTGAGGCGTTTGTTGGCTCCAACAATGACCAAAGCATTGGCCTTATTGTGGATTATCTGTGCCGGACAGGTGAGCCGCCGGCATTTTTCGAGATGAGAGACCCAACGAACCCGAACGCCTACAAGAGGCGCAATGCTTATCTCTCGGCTATGGAACGGCTGAACCACAAGCCGCACCTGATCCAGGCTGCCGGAGAAGGCTGGGAGTTTGAAGAAATCGGTTTTCGGGAAGGAACCCGGGTTGTGCGCGACAGGAATCTGCCGACCAATACGATCCTTTGCAGCAACGACCGCCTGGCGATCGGCTTTCTGTCGGCCGCCTATGAGGCAGGGATACGGGTTGGGCTCGGGGCTGACTGCACCATGCGTGTTGCCGGGCATGATGATCACCCCTTCTCCCGCTACACCTGCCCGACATTGACGACGGTGTCGCAGGATTACGGGGCCATCGCCAGGAAAAGCGCCGAGACCCTGATGGAACTGATCGAGGCGGAAAACCCGCCTGATTCGCGGCAGGAATCCCTCTTTGACGGCCGGCTGGTCATGCGGGGGTCCGCCTAA